From Microbacterium sp. 10M-3C3:
GTGGTCGCGCTCGCCCGCCCGCTCGCTGCCCGGCGCGCTGTGGCGGCTGTACCTCCTGCAGCTCATGATCCACGACGACCCGCAGACGGCCGCGCTGCTCTACGAGCGCGGGCGCACCATGATCCCGTCCTCCGACCCCGTCGTGGCAGGAGCGCCGTCACCGGCGAGCCCCGAGGAGCTCGTGCAGCTCATCGACACGATCCTCCGCGGACTGTTCACGGGCGACTTCGCCGTCGCCCTCGACCGCGCCGCGGCGTTCTGCCGGGTGCAGGCGGCGGGCGCGACGTACCTCGCCGACGACTACGAGGCGACCGAGCCCGAACGCGCATCGACGTTCACGTCCCGCGCCCTGCGCCTGTCGACGTACGCGAACGACCTCGCCGCGTGCGCCGCGCTGTGGCGCCGCGAATCGCTCACCTGACCTCGCGGATGCGGCGCCCCGCGGCGCGCGCAGGGGAAACCACGCGCGAGCCGGAACAACACGTCGCGCATG
This genomic window contains:
- a CDS encoding response regulator transcription factor, which produces MTDPSREFHKPVRRPAELFDRLFAADDPAEVSRAAHSTAQALLSRVREDPSAEVVDRLVAFTDENGIDDIAELWSRSPARSLPGALWRLYLLQLMIHDDPQTAALLYERGRTMIPSSDPVVAGAPSPASPEELVQLIDTILRGLFTGDFAVALDRAAAFCRVQAAGATYLADDYEATEPERASTFTSRALRLSTYANDLAACAALWRRESLT